The genomic window TCACCATCGCAATCGTAAAGGATTTCTTTCACTTTCTGGAAATTACCGCTAGTTTCACCCTTTTGCCATAGGGTTCTGCGCTTTCTGCTGTAAAACCATGCATTTTTCGTCTCCAGAGTTTTTTGCAGAGCTTCTTTATTCATATATGCCACCATCAAAACTTCCCCGGTGTTTTTATCTTGAACCACTGCGGGTATGAGGCCTTTTTCATCAAAATGTATTTCAAGATTATCTCCTTTGCTGCCAACGGATATTTCCTTATTGAGGTTAGTTTCGCTCATAATCTTATTTCAATCCCTTCTCGCCGCAGATATTGTTTCACCTGACGGATGCTGTAAGTGCCGTAATGAAATACTGATGCCGCCAGGGCCGCATCAGCCCTGCCTTCCTGAAATATTTCTTTAAAATGCTCCATTTTGCCTGCACCGCCTGACGCTATCACCGGTACATTCACCCTTTCAGCAACTGCCCTGGTGAGCTCCACATCATAGCCGTCCTTGGTGCCGTCGGCATCCATGCTGGTCAGGAGAATTTCGCCTGCTCCCAGTTTCACTGCCCTATCTATCCATTCCAGTGCGTCAATTCCCGTGGCAGTGCGCCCTCCGTGGATATATACTTCCCAGCCTTTTTCCTTCCTTTTGGCGTCGCAAGCCAGCACAATGCACTGGCTGCCGAAACGTCTTGCCCCTTCATAGATCAAATCGGGATTCTGGACGGCAGCAGTGTTAAGGGATACTTTGTCGGCTCCGGCCATGAGCAAATTTCTGATATCTTCAATGCTCGAGATGCCGCCGCCCACTGTGAGAGGAATGAATACTTCCCGGGCAGCCCTTCTAACCATTTCCACCGTGGTCTTGCGCCCTTCGGCCGATGCGGTTATATCCAGAAAAACCACCTCATCGGCACCTTCCCTGTCGTAAAAGGCCGCCAGTTCGACCGGGTCTCCCGCATCCTGCAGGTTTATGAAGTTTGTACCCTTTACTACCCGTCCAGCCTTGACATCAAGGCATGGGATGATTCTCTTTTTGAGCATGATATTAAACCTCGCATTTTAAAAGTATTTTCAATGACTTTTATACTGTTCAGCATCCTTCACCGGCGTGCTATTTCCACCACTTGTGAGTTTACGTCAATCTCGCGGTGACCTTGCGCAAGTAGCACAAGATATGAAGTTTGATTAAATTAGATATCCGCTTCCAATATTGTAGTAATATTGTTAAGCCGGCACGTATATATTAGTAAATAGCGTAGAAAGCTTAAAACTTCTGAATTAACTCTCCCAAACACAATGCACCGCTATATAGAGCTTTTCCGATAATGGCTCCCTCAAGGCCCTGACTTTCATAGCGGGACAATTGCTCCAAATCTTCCACAGATGATATGCCGCCTGATGCAATAACGGAAAAACCTCCGAAGTCAAGTATCTTCTCAATACCTTCAGTATCCGGCCCCGACATCATGCCGTCTTTAGAGATGTCCGTATATATTACTCTTTTTATCCCCAATTCCCGAAGCTTTTTTAAAACTTGTTCAAGAGTCACTTCAGATGTAGCGGTCCACCCCTTAACGGCTACCATGTCATTTTTTACATCTACTCCCACAGCTATCTTTTCTTTCCCAAAAAAATCTACCGCCTGTTTTACCGTGTCTTGAAATTCTATCGCCGCCGAACCTAATATGAGCCGATCGATTCCTGTATCAAAATATTTTTTTATGGTATCTAGATTTCTTATACCTCCGCCTACCTGGATTTTTAGCTTTACATTTTCCCTGATAAGTTTTATTACTTCAAAATTTTGAGGGCTGCCCGACTTTGCCCCATCAAGGTCCACCACGTGTATCCATGAAGCTCCTTGATCTTCCCACCTTTTTGCCACTTCCACCGGGTCCTCTGAAAACACGGTCTCCTTCGAAAAGTCCCCCTGTATGAGTCTTACGCAGCGACCGCTCCTTAAGTCTATTGCAGGATATATGATCATCCGGCCATCTCCCCAAAATTCTTTAGAATCTCAAGCCCAAACCGGCTGCTTTTTTCTGGATGAAACTGCACCCCGAAAACGTTGTCTTTTTCGACACATGAAGTAAAAACGTTGTCATAATCGGTGGTCCCGATGGTGGCATCCTCCTTGGGGTCGCAGTAATAGGAGTGGACAAAATAAAAGTCGGTGTTGTCGGGTATGTTTGCAAGAAGACGGGAATCCCCGGTTTTTTTCACACTGTTCCAGCCCATATGAGGGACTTTTAGGTTTTTTTGTTTCGGCTCAAATCTTCTGACAGAACCTTTTATAAGGCCCAGGCCTTCATGGTGCCCACCTTCGAAACTTTCTTCAAATAAAAGCTGCATGCCAAGGCATATGCCCAAAAAAGGCATCCCGGACTTTACAACATCATTAATAACTTCGATCCAGCCCAGAGATTTAAGGCTGTCAATGGCGTCTTCAAAAGCCCCTACTCCCGGCAGGACCATCGCATTTATGTCCTTTAAGTCCTGCAGATTTTTGAGCAGTTTTGCCTTAAAGCCCAATTTTTCAAAAGCCTTTTGCACACTCATCAAATTTCCCATGCCGTAATCGATGATGCCTATCAAGAATGCATCCTCCTTTAATGTCCGGACTGAAAAATACATTATTGCCATCTTTCAAAAGCATTTTAACCCTATAAAATTCCCTTTGTTGAAGGTATGCCTTTTTCCCGCTCATCAAAACTTACCGCTTCCCGCAGTGATCTGGCAAAAGATTTAAAAATGCTTTCTATCATATGGTGGGTATTCCAGCCCCGGATGACCTCTATGTGCAGCGTTATTTTTGCGCTGTTTACAAAAGCCTTGAAAAATTCCTCCACCAGTTCTACATCAAACTCTCCTACCTTATCTTTCAAAAAATCTGCCATAAAAAATATATAAGGCCTTCCGCTGATGTCTACCGCCGAAAAACCCAGGGATTCATCCATGGGCACATAAAAGCTTCCGTAGCGGCGGATTGACTCCTTTCCTTCCAGGGCTTTCAGAAAAGCTTCTCCAAGAACTATACCGGTATCCTCTACCAGATGGTGGAAATCCACCTCACAGTCTCCGGCGGCCCTTACTTCCAGATCAAAAAGGGAATGGCGGGAAAATAGGGTCAACATATGGTTGAAAAAACCTGCGGGAGTTTGAATTAAACTTTGGCCTGTACCGTCTAAATTCAATCTTACCCTTATATCGGTTTCTGCCGTCTTTCTTGAGATTTCAGCGCTTCTTTCCATGAATTTCACTTCTTTCAGTAAATATCTCTATAAATAAATAAAATAGGAGTAACTTATTCCGATAGAATTTGTCTCAATGCATCCACCAGGACATTATTCTGTTCGGGACTTCCCACGCAAAATCTCAATACATTTTTTAGCTTTTCGCCGTTGAGTTTGCGGGTAAGGATCCCCTTTTCCAGAAGCTTTTCATACACCAAATCTCTGGGCTTTTCAAATTCGCACAAGAAGAAATTGGTATTGCTGGGGTAGACTATTATGCCCGGTACCCTATCAAGTTCCGCTTTAAGCTCATCTCGGGACTTTACAAGTTCATCCCGTAAAGCTTCTACCCAGTCTAGATTTTTTAATATCTCCACCGCAGCAATCTGGGAAAAAAGGGTGACATTATAAGGTAGTTTTACCTTGTAAAGCTGCTCTATTATAGTCTCGTCGGCTATGGCGTAACCCACCCTGAGACCCGCCATAGAAAATATTTTGGAAAAAGTGCGTATAACGGTCACATTAGGATACTTTGAAAGGCGGTTTGCAAAAGTCTTCCTTCCGAATTCAAAGTAAGCTTCATCCACTGCCACGATGCCGTTAAAAGATTCTATAAGATCAAGGATTTTCTCCTCGCTGAAGTAATCGCCTGTAGGATTGTTGGGATAACATAAAAACATCATCTGGGGTTCATCTTTTTTAAAGTGCTTTTTTATGCCCTCTACATCCAGGTCCCAGCGCCAGGCCTCATTTTGTTTTTCCAACAAAAGCGGTACCTTTATGACATTTGCCCCGGAAACGGTAGCAAAAATCTCATAACTGGAAAAGGCCGGCACCGGTATAATCACATCCCGACCCGGTCCCGCAAAGGCAAAAAGCAGATCGCTGATTATCTCATCGGAGCCGCTGCCCACGAATATTTGCACGGGTTTTACTCCGACATATTTTGAAAGCTCTTCTCTTAGCTCATCACAGCTGGGGTCATAGTAGAAATTTATTTTTTCACGTTTTAGCCTCTGCCAGATGCGCTCTTTAACTTCCTGTGGGATATCATATGGACTTTCATTGGCGTCAAGCTTTATACTGCAAGCTTCTTTTGAAGGTTTATAAGGTTCAAGTCCTAAAATATCCTGTCTTACAAATTTTAGCCCTGGATTTATTTTAATCTCCTCCCCATATTTACTTTCGTATAATTATGATATCGGTGTAAAAAGTCACATCGGTGGTAGTGACGCCCCTGTCACCGGATTGTTATGTAATCCGCTCTAAAGTCCGCTACTACGCTCCACAGGGGTTCGCCGGCAATTCGGCGTCCTGACTCAGATGTCGGCCGGCATGCATCCGTGCATACCGGTCCTGTCTGAGACCCATCGAAGGTGGTGTTGTTTATGGTGCCTTGGGCAGTCATTTACCACCTTCGTTGGTTTTTTACACCAAACCAATTATACATTAAATATTCTACGGATAGCAAGAATTTTCCTATTTCGTTATACAACCGCTTTTATTTTGCCCAGCAATTCCTGTATCTGCCCGGATTTGAGGCGGAAACTGACCTGATTTGCAATGAGGCGGGCGCTGATGGGACAGATTACCTCTTCTACCTTCAGGTGGTTTTCCCTTAATGTATGGCCTGTAGCCACTATGTCCACGATAGCATCGGAAAGTCCCAGCAGCGGCCCTAATTCCACAGAGCCGTTGAGTTTTATAATTTCCACCGGCTGGGCCTTTTTTAAAAAAAAGCTTTCAGCGATATGAGGATATTTTGTGGCAACCCGGTATATAGGTACACCCGGCGCCCTATCCTCCGGCACGGCCACCACCATCCTGCACCGTGCCAGTTTTAAATCCAGGAGTTCAAAAACATCCTTCCTATCTTCCAGGAGCACATCCTTTCCGGCCACTCCCAGGTCCGCCACGCCGTGCTCCACAAAGGTTGGCACATCGGTAGGTTTTGACAGGATCAATCTCATATCATAGTCTTTAAATTCAAAAACCAGTTTCCTGGAATCCTCGCTGACATTGTCAAAATGCATTTTTATTCTGTTGAAAAGTTCCATCGTTTCTCCGAGTATCCTGCCCTTTGACAGGGCTATGGTCAGAAATTCCAAAGCAGATCTCCTTTTCCATATTTCATATTTGATGTAATCCATAATAAGGCAGCAGCACAACTTTTACTTGTATTTCCCGCTTTATCACAGATTATTTTAATCATCTCTTTTTGCTTCTATTTTTTGGTTTTTATAATGAAGGTTTGGGAAGTAAGACTTTCATCCGGACATATGTTTTCTTCATCTTCCATTGGTACTAGTTTAACCGCAAGATTTTTTCTCCTAAGTTCTTCCGCTTTTTTTAGAGCCTGCGTGAAACTTTCCCTGTCGTAAAAAATATAATTCGGCTCGTATGAATCGTCCATGTCTTTCTCCAGTATTGAAAGCAGGGCCTCTTCGGTCAGTGCAAAACCTGTAGCGGGGCGGTTTCCGTTGAATTTATCCATGAGATTGTCATAGCGCCCGCCGCCGCCCAGAGGGAAACCGGAGTCCGGTGAATATATTTCAAAAACAATGCCCGTATAATAGTCAAGTCCTCTGGCGAGCCCCGGGTCGAAGGTAAGCCTTATATCATTAAAACCTTTTAGCATCCCGGCCAGCTCCATAAGTTCCGACAGGGCATTATAGCATTTTTCATTCAAGGGGGTTTTATTTAATCTCTCAAGAATTTCCTGGCCGCCATAAAAACTGCTCAGGGATAGCAAAACCTGTTTTATACCCGGGTTTATGGGAATATCCTTAATCAGTTCTTCCAGCAGAACAAAGTTTTTACCCCATATGGCATGGGCTATCTGCTCTTTTTTCCCCGGGTCCGCATTTATTTCATCCAGCAAACCTTCAAGGAATTTTATATGTCCTATATTAATAATAAAATCGGAAATACCGATTTGCTTCAATATATCCGATGCCAGCAGGATTATTTCCGTGTCGGCCTGTATGCCCTTTATGCCGATGAGTTCGGCACCCACCTGGAAAAACTCCTGGTCGCGCCCCTTCCTTGGCTCCTGAAATCTGAAGACATTTGAAATATAACAAAAGCGGAGCGGGAGCCGGTGTTCGCCGTAATAAGTCGCCACCATGCGGGCTATAGATGTGGTGACATCTGACCTTAAAGCCAGAACCCTTCCCTGTCGGTCGAAAAACTTGAAGATTTTCTCGGAAAATCCCGGACTGTTGCTTGAAAGA from Biomaibacter acetigenes includes these protein-coding regions:
- the hisF gene encoding imidazole glycerol phosphate synthase subunit HisF: MLKKRIIPCLDVKAGRVVKGTNFINLQDAGDPVELAAFYDREGADEVVFLDITASAEGRKTTVEMVRRAAREVFIPLTVGGGISSIEDIRNLLMAGADKVSLNTAAVQNPDLIYEGARRFGSQCIVLACDAKRKEKGWEVYIHGGRTATGIDALEWIDRAVKLGAGEILLTSMDADGTKDGYDVELTRAVAERVNVPVIASGGAGKMEHFKEIFQEGRADAALAASVFHYGTYSIRQVKQYLRREGIEIRL
- the hisA gene encoding 1-(5-phosphoribosyl)-5-[(5-phosphoribosylamino)methylideneamino]imidazole-4-carboxamide isomerase, which translates into the protein MIIYPAIDLRSGRCVRLIQGDFSKETVFSEDPVEVAKRWEDQGASWIHVVDLDGAKSGSPQNFEVIKLIRENVKLKIQVGGGIRNLDTIKKYFDTGIDRLILGSAAIEFQDTVKQAVDFFGKEKIAVGVDVKNDMVAVKGWTATSEVTLEQVLKKLRELGIKRVIYTDISKDGMMSGPDTEGIEKILDFGGFSVIASGGISSVEDLEQLSRYESQGLEGAIIGKALYSGALCLGELIQKF
- the hisH gene encoding imidazole glycerol phosphate synthase subunit HisH; its protein translation is MIGIIDYGMGNLMSVQKAFEKLGFKAKLLKNLQDLKDINAMVLPGVGAFEDAIDSLKSLGWIEVINDVVKSGMPFLGICLGMQLLFEESFEGGHHEGLGLIKGSVRRFEPKQKNLKVPHMGWNSVKKTGDSRLLANIPDNTDFYFVHSYYCDPKEDATIGTTDYDNVFTSCVEKDNVFGVQFHPEKSSRFGLEILKNFGEMAG
- the hisB gene encoding imidazoleglycerol-phosphate dehydratase HisB, whose protein sequence is MERSAEISRKTAETDIRVRLNLDGTGQSLIQTPAGFFNHMLTLFSRHSLFDLEVRAAGDCEVDFHHLVEDTGIVLGEAFLKALEGKESIRRYGSFYVPMDESLGFSAVDISGRPYIFFMADFLKDKVGEFDVELVEEFFKAFVNSAKITLHIEVIRGWNTHHMIESIFKSFARSLREAVSFDEREKGIPSTKGIL
- the hisC gene encoding histidinol-phosphate transaminase, translating into MKINPGLKFVRQDILGLEPYKPSKEACSIKLDANESPYDIPQEVKERIWQRLKREKINFYYDPSCDELREELSKYVGVKPVQIFVGSGSDEIISDLLFAFAGPGRDVIIPVPAFSSYEIFATVSGANVIKVPLLLEKQNEAWRWDLDVEGIKKHFKKDEPQMMFLCYPNNPTGDYFSEEKILDLIESFNGIVAVDEAYFEFGRKTFANRLSKYPNVTVIRTFSKIFSMAGLRVGYAIADETIIEQLYKVKLPYNVTLFSQIAAVEILKNLDWVEALRDELVKSRDELKAELDRVPGIIVYPSNTNFFLCEFEKPRDLVYEKLLEKGILTRKLNGEKLKNVLRFCVGSPEQNNVLVDALRQILSE
- the hisG gene encoding ATP phosphoribosyltransferase, which produces MEFLTIALSKGRILGETMELFNRIKMHFDNVSEDSRKLVFEFKDYDMRLILSKPTDVPTFVEHGVADLGVAGKDVLLEDRKDVFELLDLKLARCRMVVAVPEDRAPGVPIYRVATKYPHIAESFFLKKAQPVEIIKLNGSVELGPLLGLSDAIVDIVATGHTLRENHLKVEEVICPISARLIANQVSFRLKSGQIQELLGKIKAVV
- the hisZ gene encoding ATP phosphoribosyltransferase regulatory subunit yields the protein MDYIFQKPAGVKDFLPPLVRKKRQIERAIYDVFEKWGYEEIIAPSFEYLETFLSSNSPGFSEKIFKFFDRQGRVLALRSDVTTSIARMVATYYGEHRLPLRFCYISNVFRFQEPRKGRDQEFFQVGAELIGIKGIQADTEIILLASDILKQIGISDFIINIGHIKFLEGLLDEINADPGKKEQIAHAIWGKNFVLLEELIKDIPINPGIKQVLLSLSSFYGGQEILERLNKTPLNEKCYNALSELMELAGMLKGFNDIRLTFDPGLARGLDYYTGIVFEIYSPDSGFPLGGGGRYDNLMDKFNGNRPATGFALTEEALLSILEKDMDDSYEPNYIFYDRESFTQALKKAEELRRKNLAVKLVPMEDEENICPDESLTSQTFIIKTKK